ttaaaacaatcatcaaaacaccacattaaaatgggtattgacaccacacattaaaactagcaatgatattgcacattaaaaataccattgataacatacagtaaaactagcaatgataccgcacatgaaaaataccattgataccgcacatgaaaaataccattgataccgttgataccgcacatgaaaactagCAACGATACtgcacacaatatataatatatatatatatatatatatatatatgtatacacatacacatacatgatgCAGCAGATATGctataggatcctctattttattaatcattactaaAGTAATTATCAAAGCCTgtctctcatattaaagctttaattatattatatatatatatataccgtatatactcgagtataagtcgacccgaatataagccgaggtacctaattttaccacaaaaaactgggaaaacttattgactcgagtataagcctaaggtgggaaatgcagcagctactagtaaatttcaaaaataaaaatgatatatacaatctataaaaacaaatgtattgttcccagactagataaataaataggatgattaactggtgtagcaataccaacatgtaatatatcacaaaGGATGGTgtatccggaggctccaaactgtataggacataacaataagtaacaatgcagagcagtgttgttgtgtataactcacgatttcttgatagcagttctcagtccgtccgcggtattccttaaagactgcaagcaaacagatggggtgcgctgactataatagccgtccagacacaaagtcttttgaaggaaagttcctagctccgtttggtcctaccactccaatagcgctggacagagggaggaggagagagaaagtTTGGAGTGGTGGGGTCAGATTTTAGTCCCTACTTAAACTTGCCCCCACATGCTGGACACTTcccctccaatggggcagcgctGCTCACAACAGGCTCTTAATAGTTTTTCAGCTAAAGTTCCAACCTGGCCCTGCTTAAAGAGGTTCAGTCCTTACCATCTTGCATCTCCACATTCATCTCTCTCTTCAGGTCTTGACAGTCTATAAATCTCCACTCCATAGCAGTACAGCCCAGCATCGTGCATGGTCCCCGCAATAATGTCCATGTCAGGCAACTGTCCAATCACATTGTTACTATACACAAAGGAATTCATtttgttgggggaagggagggttACTTTGTAAATGCACCAGAAATTTGAACATTTGGACTAATTTATTCAGCCTTGCATAGTGGTCACACATTatgcactgttttttttattattcactaGATTGTTCTAATTATCACAATTAGGTCACTatattgctctctgtattgtatattggtcactagattgctctctgtattgtgtatcaGTCAAGACTTTGCTCTATGTATTGCGAGGTGATCAATAAGTCTCTTACTGTATTGGATATTAGTCACTAAACtaaactttgcacaaaataggAGGCTCCCTATATTTGGGACCTAAACCGTGGCGATATAAGATTTCACAataaaacgtaaaaaaaataGATCTGTATTATGTTCCAAAATTCAGAGGCTAAAAATACATTACTTTGCAAAATTTTGTCATCACATAGTGTTGTCAGATATTATAGATGGTATATTTTAGCACTGAGTTTAGTGCATTGGAAGCTGATTATTCCATATGATCTTTTCTTTTCACAAAATGATCTACACAGTTCTCCCATAATTCATCCCAGCCTGCTGGTACTGTTTAATCCATACTTACTCCATGTTCTCACATATACTGAGAAGTATAATTCTGTATGATCAATGTAAAATATTCATGTATAGACAAAAGAAATGGAAAACTAGAagtgaaaaactgtaaatgtAAACAGAGTGCAAAAAatgaacatgaaaaataaaatggctTATGTAACAGACATCCTCTCCTCTTAATGTGTAGCCCCCtgcccaggggcgcacggaggatttgtcagggggggtttcctccgcccccggaaaaaaataaatcctagagacctgtggcagctccgtttcggctgcactgtagtatacagcagccgcggcgctgtcaaagaagtgtccgcggcggtgaaTTCATTAcctatatcagtggttcccaaaatgtgcgctttggctccctggggtgccttggaaatcTCACGGGGtccctcggccagggccagtggtaagcaaggcggggaactacttggtaattattttggcttaggggtgccttaaaaagaatttggagaccctaagggtgccttgaactgacaaagtttggaatccactgacttATATCATACAAGCTGTAATTCAACTATCACTAGTTTTTTACATTGCCCATTATTGAACTTCATTAGAAGAAAACTCggaagtatgtctttatattctGTATGCCTATTTATTATCTGGTGATAAGCCTTACATCCACTGAAAACAGCTGTGTGCCCTGGAAATCTGCCCTATAGTACTGTATGCACAGCCCATCACACTGACGTGATGGTCAAGAAATTAACTCACCGACTGTAGAAATAATTTAAAAGctgcaaaattttattttaaagaaatgaaaagcaaaattgtattatattatattacataacaTACAACAACTGTCTGATGAAACCATACATGTAGCAGGATATGTCCATCTTTGTGGACATTCATTTTTCAGTTGATTCTCTAAATAAAACCCCTCTTTAATGAATTTTTAGATACTCTCTCAGTAGATGTGTAGACATGGCCGCccccattgctgtgtgactgtgccAATGTCAGAGGGGTTATAATGTGTGAAGAATGAGGTTTTAAACATATTCTTTCCCTACGGTGAATACAGATCATGCTGCAGAATTAATGTTATATAAAGAAGCCCAGTAATAGGGTGAACACTGGTTGCAGCCAATCACAGCTGCCAGTGACTCAGAGATGGGGAAAGCCaacataatgtatatttataatgaatgtttctaatagagatggtcactgacccccgtgttttggttttggattcggttttggatctggattaccgtcgtgttttggttttggttttggttttgcaaaaccgccattgcgtgttttggttttggttttggttttgttttgctattttttttgaaaatccatgtttttgggcctaaattaacccaatttagtgctccaactgttttagagacaagtaatctaattgttgaggtaataaatcatccaaaaaaacagtttaatttttcgttggtaggccttcatttattctacacacaaaacagattgtcttcctctccatctatgcatattggcaatgcagccatcgtctttgaatgtatattacaccctacacttatagttaaatatgtaaagaaatggaaaaagccagtttggtttctgtctctcaaggcccccctccacttgtataaaataccaaaaaattcagccattatagactgtacaatattaattgacatggagaaagccagtttggtttctgtctctctaggcccccctccacttgtataaaatactaataaattcagccgttatatactgtacaatataaattgaaatggacaaagcaggtttggtatctgtctgtatcagatcctctctccactaggagtaaaatagaaaactattcagccgttatataatctagaatataaatagaaattgagaaaggcaatttggtatctgtctgcatcataatcatcaacatcatcattagcgccctcgtcgcctacacaaatctccccctcatcctcttctaattccaaagtggcatcctcaatttgggtatcaccggctacactcgggctattaaggcacacatcagcagaatgctcacgattagacatcccactgttggatggactctccacagggattgttgtcatttgtgaatcagagcaaatattctcctgtaatgcctcactgttatcttgcagctcggctttgacgcgtaacagtagttgtgcaccaattgtaggctgggtaattttttgggatctgccactaatagccaaagttaaaggcctcattctctctttgccactgcgtgtgtagaatggcatgcttgcaattttttttttatcgtcacttaacttttgctcagttacacttctttttcgcttcaatacagtaaattttttgggggtttttgttttttgcactaatttggaaacactctgttgtttgacatcgccttggccagatgacatactgggaacactaacatcaggactggtgacagaacctggttgctcattcagatcatatgtggactgctttgaatccattctgagcgcaaaccactggggagtgctaaaaattatttagtagatactgctgacagatatgacttttgacagccagaaatattaatgcacaattagggagaacaccccaaaagcactgaggagtgctaaaaattatttagtagatactgctgacagatatgacttttgacagccagaaatattaatgcacaattagggaggacaccccaaaagcactgaggagtgctaaaaattattaagtagatactgctgacagatatgacttttgacagccagaaatattaatgcacaattagggaggacaccccaaaagcactgaggagtgctaaaaattagttggtagatattgcttacagatatgacttttgacagccagaaatatttatgcacaattatgggggacaccccaaaagcgctggggagtgccaaatattaagaacaaataataaacctcctctctgcactagcgattttggttagagcaattgcaagaacaatattgtattctctgtccctgctctaatcagcctatgactacaccctgctctctccctctgtcaaatggcaatggattgctgtggaggtgtgtatttataaagttgaagtatcgcgagaaccgagccccgagatccgatgacgtcacgatgacgttcggcctcgatttggattcggaacaggcgggagagtaccggacccgcccatctctagtttctaacACACCAACAATGGAACAAATCCAGACACACTGGTCATCTGGTCTCACAGGAGGAGGGGCTCAGCTATAGCTCCACCCACTGCTTCATTCTATTGGATAAGTgttccaccaatcagattccccTCCCTGTGATGTCACCAGACTCTGGGCAGATTTCTTACATCATGGTAATTTCTCCCAGCTCCTGACTCCCCCAGATATCTTTATACAACCTACCCATACacataatgcagcatgaaggggctcagtgtaggtggcagtgaaggtgtgtaagtgtctgatcgggtcacacagagaataaaaggacagctgtccagcctcataatccagatatatcctcactctatcacagggaatattgtcaggtAACCGGATATCTTTCCTGTCATGTATCACTGTATACTGATTATTATACCTCCTCATACCCCAGGACTTGTTATTATATCCAATATATGACTGATCTCCTCTCCTGTttatactgggataacacatccctaccctCCAGGTCCCTGCTTCACTGAcatccacttcccagtaatgtcgccctgaGGAAAATCTCCTGGTGCTTAATACCTGATGACACTGAAATCTCTCTGGTATTACTGGACGATTCTGGTTCATCATTGACATGGATGCAGTTTTCATGTcatctgatatatgtatattattagcaGCTGTGTCTACATCTAGTAATATGTCTGTAGGTCCCTGCATATAGATCCCTGTATTTATACCTGTTATTATGTCAGATAATGTGTCTAATGACCCCGAGATAAGACCCATATCCAGACATCCTACAACATGGACCTGGTCATCGTGTATCTCTctgtcctcagtatcacacaagtcacctgtgtctggttcctgtaagacagtcactggatcagacatgttacacagctcctcaatgtgacaCATCTTtctggacagctcgtccttctttatttccagctgctggatcagatcagagactgagagtgaaacgctctctttttcctgatcttctctcctgcgctcctgcagactctggactcttttctcagtctcctctctctttgtggccagtttctgcagaacatttctcagtttctccttcttcttctcagaggCCTTATCCAGCATCTCCACCCGGTG
The Mixophyes fleayi isolate aMixFle1 chromosome 1, aMixFle1.hap1, whole genome shotgun sequence DNA segment above includes these coding regions:
- the LOC142102207 gene encoding zinc finger protein RFP-like, which produces MRVHSKSAEHVLSDPTTSLGSRNCSVHKKILEYYCTEDAACICVTCSLAVEHRGHRVEMLDKASEKKKEKLRNVLQKLATKREETEKRVQSLQERRREDQEKESVSLSVSDLIQQLEIKKDELSRKMCHIEELCNMSDPVTVLQEPDTGDLCDTEDREIHDDQVHVVGCLDMGLISGSLDTLSDIITGINTGIYMQGPTDILLDVDTAANNIHISDDMKTASMSMMNQNRPVIPERFQCHQVLSTRRFSSGRHYWEVDVSEAGTWRVGMCYPSINRRGDQSYIGYNNKSWGMRRYNNQYTVIHDRKDIRLPDNIPCDRVRIYLDYEAGQLSFYSLCDPIRHLHTFTATYTEPLHAALCVWVGCIKISGGVRSWEKLP